The proteins below are encoded in one region of Sebastes fasciatus isolate fSebFas1 chromosome 16, fSebFas1.pri, whole genome shotgun sequence:
- the eva1c gene encoding protein eva-1 homolog C, translated as MSWTRLCHSRLDWSHSLFYLTLLLWTRRMTGLADFSNYLSRIITSHSAQACDGDPLRLHCPRHSTISIQSAFYGSGEARLCRADPDSRLRAHNHSCSAFTALQKLLSECQSHRDCQMPVNHLLFGKDPCPGTTKYLHVDYMCKPTEHKRHVMCEGETMLLRCKPPRLLNIYAAVYGRSLDQTDTCPSNLTRPPPFECLNHEAVHLVSKSCYSKQKCAVPVGNQTFRDPCFPGTRKYLSVVYSCVVPQTLLKEADPSVFSSTSPPTVETEKAAPPADLEEPFPKGSRRPDHSGAMMSNSLLTYAYIREHPEMAALLFTSSVCIGLLLTLLAVSVRVTCRGRRDHRLAPRPRSQAVNCQEEDDEDDEDEEDDDDDEEGTESSLISTAERKAMHGWEEVTYVSEAAERAERIERREMIIQEIWMNAYLNGSPC; from the exons ATGAGCTGGACGCGTCTTTGCCACAGCAGACTGGACTGGAGCCACAGCCTCTTCTACCTCACTTTACTCCTGTGGACCAGACGCATGACTGGACTGGCTGACTTCTCAA actATCTGTCCAGGATCATCACCAGCCACTCTGCTCAGGCGTGTGACGGAGACCCTCTGCGACTCCACTGTCCACGCCACTCCACCATCTCCATCCAGTCCGCCTTCTACGGGAGCGGCGAGGCCCGGCTGTGCAGAGCGGACCCAGACTCTCGGCTCAGAGCCCACAACCACAGCTGCTCAGCTTTTACTGCTCTACAG AAGCTGCTCTCAGAGTGTCAGAGCCACAGAGATTGCCAGATGCCCGTCAACCACCTGCTGTTTGGGAAGGACCCCTGTCCTGGCACCACCAAATACCTCCATGTGGACTACATGTGTAAACCAA CTGAACACAAAAGACATGTGATGTGTGAGGGGGAGACGATGCTGCTGCGCTGTAAGCCCCCCAGGCTTTTGAACATCTACGCAGCTGTCTACGGGAGAAGTCTGGACCAGACTGACACCTGCCCCTCAAACCTGACAAGACCACCCCCGTTTG AGTGTCTGAACCACGAGGCCGTACACTTGGTGTCCAAGTCCTGCTACAGCAAACAGAAGTGTGCTGTTCCTGTCGGCAACCAGACCTTCAGGGACCCCTGCTTTCCAGGAACCAGGAAGTACCTCAGTGTGGTCTATTCTTGTG TAGTACCGCAGACTTTACTAAAGGAGGCAGACCCTTCCGTATTCAGCTCAACCTCGCCTCCTACTGTGGAAACAGAAAAAG cagctcctcctgcagATCTGGAGGAGCCCTTCCCCAAAGGGTCAAGAAGGCCAGACCACTCAGGAGCCATGATGAGCAACTCTCTCCTGACCTACGCCTACATCAGAG AGCATCCAGAGATGGCAGCGCTGCTGTTCACCTCCAGCGTATGCATCGGGCTTCTGCTCACACTGCTGGCCGTGTCGGTCCGAGTGACCTGCAGAGGGCGGAGAGATCACAGGCTCGCACCCAGGCCTCGTAGCCAGGCTGTCAACTGCCAGGAGGAGGacgatgaggatgatgaggatgaagaagatgatgacGACGACGAAGAGGGAACAGAAAGCTCTTTAATCTCAACCGCTGAAAGGAAGGCGATGCACGGCTGGGAGGAGGTGACTTATGTGAGCGAGGCAGCGGAGCGGGCGGAGAGGATTGAGCGCAGGGAGATGATCATACAGGAGATATGGATGAACGCCTATCTGAATGGCAGCCCATGTTAA